Proteins encoded within one genomic window of Bemisia tabaci chromosome 2, PGI_BMITA_v3:
- the LOC109041879 gene encoding glycosaminoglycan xylosylkinase has protein sequence MSFIRMRFNIKLCFVFLLLIIMINVLLLFAIFSQERKVMMPASPADKQLKDSKHEKGIANDFFATRIIEGSKAISKFYKVPLLNPLMKKHLDTLINDLQVHINASEKLLARSVAWVTWQELVPRQGEPLLGSVLHALKTLPISSVDNASKGTQLKLMVSFQSNLKAIFKPKWYPLNTIIEGPVYAGKDRYFGEVAAFHLSLLLGLPRAPISVRRQFNVQLELAPIASPELLKTFSNNNDNETCMYGVCYYCHPNDPVCTENGMLDGALILWLPEYMEIKKYKHPWRRTYRKNVLAKWETDSEFCAKVNVSQFYRNRPSVLLDLIDTSIFDFLIDNGDRHHFEMFANTESPVLLIDNGKSFGNPHSDHLDILAPLYQCCRIRYSTYERLLVLKGGTLSRYLSEMLKMVYDSTILTDLHLEALERRLLLVFSAIVFCIKEKGEEFVLVR, from the exons atGTCATTTATTCGCATGCGCTTTAACATCAAACTCTGCTTTGTTTTCCTACttttaataataatgataaacGTATTACTGCTGTTCGCAATTTTTAGTCAAGAAAGGAAAGTGATGATGCCAGCTTCTCCT GCAGACAAGCAGTTGAAAGATTCAAAACATGAGAAAGGCattgcaaatgatttttttgcCACGAGAATTATAGAAGGATCAAAGGCCATCAGCAAATTTTATAAAGTTCCACTTCTTAATCCGTTAATGAAAAAACACTTGGATACATTGATTAATGACCTTCAAGTTCACATCAACGCATCAGAAAAACTCCTAGCGAGATCAGTTGCG TGGGTTACTTGGCAAGAGCTTGTACCTCGTCAAGGGGAGCCATTACTAGGAAGTGTACTTCACGCCCTCAAAACATTACCAATCTCATCTGTCGACAATGCTTCTAAAGGAACACAGCTGAAACTTATGgtttcatttcaatctaatctGAAAGCCATCTTTAAACCTaagtg GTACCCACTTAATACGATTATTGAGGGCCCAGTATATGCAGGCAAGGACCGATATTTTGGGGAAGTGGCAGCATTTCATCTATCCCTTCTTCTTGGATTACCTCGTGCACCAATTTCTGTGAGACGACAATTCAATGTTCAATTGGAATTGGCTCCTATTGCATCGCctgaattgttgaaaacttttAGCAACAACAATG ATAATGAGACATGCATGTATGGAGTGTGCTACTATTGTCATCCAAATGATCCTGTCTGTACTGAGAATGGAATGCTCGATGGAGCCCTGATATTGTGGCTCCCTGAGTAtatggaaataaaaaaatacaaacatcCTTGGAGACGAACATATCGCAAGAATGTACTGGCCAA GTGGGAAACTGACAGCGAGTTTTGTGCTAAAGTTAATGTGTCTCAGTTTTATCGGAATCGTCCCTCAGTCCTTCTAGACCTCATCGATACATCAATTTTCGACTTTCTAATCGACAATGGAGATCGGcatcattttgaaatgtttgctaaTACAGAGTCTCCAGTTCTTTTGATTGACAATGGCAAAAG ttttggtaATCCTCACTCGGATCATTTAGATATTCTGGCTCCATTGTATCAATGCTGCAG aATCCGATACTCAACATATGAGCGTTTATTAGTTCTGAAAGGTGGAACACTATCCAGATACCTTtcagaaatgttgaaaatggTTTATGACTCAACAATTTTGACTGACTTGCATTTAGAAGCTCTGGAAAGGAGACTCCTGCTCGTTTTTTCAGCGATTGTGTTTTGTATCAAGGAAAAAGGTGAAGAGTTTGTTCTTGTGCGGTaa